The Pseudomonas fluorescens nucleotide sequence TGCACCGCCCCTGAAGCTGGCTTGCCAGCGAACAGAGTGCCCCCCTTTTTGCTACCATCGCGCTTCCCGCTCAACACGGCCCTGCTCATGTCGCCCCCGGAAAAACCCATCCTCACCCTGGCCGAAAACTACCGCCACGGCGAACGCATTGCGGCCCACTGTCACAATCGCGCGCAGTTGATCCACGCCCTCAGCGGGGTGATCACGGTCAACTCGCTGCAGGGCAGTTGGGTGGTGCCGCCGGGGCGTGGGGTGTGGGTACCGACGGCGGTCGAGCACGACTTGAAGATGGCCGGCGCCGTACGCATGCGCACCCTGTTCATCGACCAGAAAGCCCGCACCGACCTGCCGCAGGATTGCCAGGTGGTCGACATCTCGCCACTGCTGCGCCAGTTGATCATCAGTGCCATGGACATACCCGCCGACTACCCACCAGGCGGGCGCGACGAACGGTTGATGCAGCTGATCCTCGATGAAATCCGTGTGCTGCCGATCCTGGCCCTGCATGTACCCACGCCGCGCGACCCGCAACTGGCCGAGCTGTGCCAGGCCCTGCGCGATGCGCCCAGCGAAGACTGGAACCTGGCACGCGCCGGCCGCCTGCTCGGCACCAGCGCCCGCACCCTGACCCGGGCCTTTCAGCGCGAGACCGGCCTGAGCTTCATCCAGTGGCTGCGGCGCATGCGCCTGCTGGCCAGCCTCGACTCCCTGGCCGCCGGGCATCCGATCCTCGATGTGGCGCTGGACCTGGGCTACGACAGCCCCAGCGCCTTCAGCGCCATGTTCCGCCGCACCCTCGGGGTATCGCCCTCGGCCTACTTCGGCAAGGCCCAGGCC carries:
- a CDS encoding AraC family transcriptional regulator codes for the protein MSPPEKPILTLAENYRHGERIAAHCHNRAQLIHALSGVITVNSLQGSWVVPPGRGVWVPTAVEHDLKMAGAVRMRTLFIDQKARTDLPQDCQVVDISPLLRQLIISAMDIPADYPPGGRDERLMQLILDEIRVLPILALHVPTPRDPQLAELCQALRDAPSEDWNLARAGRLLGTSARTLTRAFQRETGLSFIQWLRRMRLLASLDSLAAGHPILDVALDLGYDSPSAFSAMFRRTLGVSPSAYFGKAQAYGAAQTD